A window from Vanessa cardui chromosome 21, ilVanCard2.1, whole genome shotgun sequence encodes these proteins:
- the LOC124539057 gene encoding uncharacterized protein LOC124539057 produces the protein MSATISNNSPGGCHSLSDPLHGSDSPVSKSGGDKVALEPFNDDHNATKMDTETEREGVVLSRISSRNNSISKSVNKEDPGLLKGLVVRLERLPESDSSVCSTETNKRRRKGEKRSHAMDSPSGSDSDATTQRSDSESTISRWLKPANKRGRGRPASHGLYVGLGRSMEELNSQKRSDQRFEVEDSLAAYNEAARVAMEERAALSRKRNSQSPSGTEDVTKTSAALDAAVQEACDVVMQVADKSGNLKGTFVRALKAAAYSIKGAVADLRALTMTEDVARLEAANAQLSGQLAELRREVAEMRKRPVTTDASHFKEIMEEALRSNREQFGNMLNARMEGIERRLLPEPRLRPPLAADRNLARTAAASDRPTTQSQSPVAPATVSDRSQAAKPAAKPKGKKKRKPTLAAQEAAAAVGNKTAPPLPSKPSSSGTSWAAVVRKQPNKPPKNPKAKTQKVEKQKAPKRRKLRPPRTAVITMTLKPGATEKGLSYETVLAQAKTRIRLSEVGLTTVRFRTAATGARILEVPPGTSDAEKAADALADRLREVLSPDEVQIHRPTKCVELRVKDLDDSVTVEEVVAAVAGEGDCAAGAIRPGAIVWGPRGSGSLWLSCPITAAKKVVEVGRIRVGWVSARVTLLEPRPLRCFRCLEGGHMGAKCDRGVDRSRLCFRCGLPDHRARDCTAAEAKCAICSAAGKPAAHAVGSKGCPGSRARPAPRKGGAVAKGPVAAPQRPAEEPMETAS, from the coding sequence atgagTGCAACTATAAGTAATAATTCTCCAGGAGGGTGTCACTCCCTCTCCGACCCGCTTCACGGGTCGGACAGTCCCGTATcgaaatctggaggggacaaagtCGCACTTGAACCTTTTAACGACGACCACAATGCAACCAAAATGGACACCGAAACGGAGAGAGAAGGCGTAGTATTAAGTAGGATAAGTAGTCGTAATAATAGTATTAGTAAATCTGTAAATAAGGAAGATCCTGGCCTACTTAAAGGCCTCGTAGTCCGGCTGGAGCGGCTCCCAGAGTCAGACTCGTCGGTCTGCAGCACTGAGACAAACAAAAGAAGGAGGAAGGGAGAGAAGCGGTCCCACGCAATGGACAGTCCCTCGGGCTCCGATAGCGACGCGACAACTCAGCGCAGCGACTCGGAGTCCACCATCAGTAGATGGCTCAAACCAGCCAACAAAAGGGGGCGTGGGCGTCCAGCTTCTCATGGACTGTACGTTGGGCTCGGTAGGTCGATGGAGGAGCTCAACTCCCAAAAAAGATCAGACCAGCGGTTCGAGGTGGAGGACTCACTGGCTGCTTACAATGAAGCGGCCCGGGTGGCCATGGAAGAGAGGGCAGCCCTTAGTAGAAAACGTAACTCTCAGTCACCTAGTGGCACGGAAGATGTGACGAAGACGTCGGCCGCATTGGACGCAGCTGTCCAGGAGGCGTGCGACGTGGTGATGCAGGTTGCCGATAAATCTGGCAACCTGAAGGGCACCTTTGTTAGGGCACTGAAGGCGGCCGCGTACTCAATCAAAGGCGCGGTAGCCGACCTCAGGGCCCTAACCATGACGGAGGACGTGGCGCGTCTCGAAGCGGCCAATGCGCAGCTCTCAGGCCAGTTGGCAGAGCTGCGCCGGGAAGTGGCCGAGATGAGAAAAAGACCGGTAACGACAGACGCTTCACACTTTAAAGAAATCATGGAGGAGGCGCTACGCTCCAACCGGGAGCAATTCGGCAATATGCTGAATgcccggatggagggcatcGAGCGCCGCCTCCTCCCGGAGCCTCGGCTGCGACCTCCATTGGCCGCAGATCGCAACCTGGCGCGGACCGCTGCTGCCTCCGATAGGCCGACAACACAATCGCAGTCGCCCGTCGCTCCAGCCACGGTTAGTGATAGGAGCCAAGCAGCCAAACCGGCAGCCAAACCGAAGGGGAAAAAGAAAAGGAAACCCACCTTGGCTGCCCAAGAAGCAGCAGCAGCTGTAGGTAACAAAACTGCCCCACCATTACCATCGAAGCCGAGCAGTTCCGGCACGTCATGGGCGGCCGTTGTTCGAAAACAGCCGAACAAGCCGCCCAAAAACCCAAAGGCAAAAACGCAAAAGGTGGAAAAGCAAAAGGCCCCTAAGCGAAGGAAGCTTCGCCCTCCGCGCACCGCGGTTATCACCATGACGCTGAAGCCCGGTGCCACGGAGAAGGGTCTCAGCTACGAGACTGTCCTGGCGCAAGCTAAGACCCGCATCAGGCTGAGCGAGGTCGGTCTGACAACGGTGCGGTTCAGGACAGCGGCCACGGGGGCAAGGATCCTGGAGGTCCCTCCGGGCACGAGCGACGCGGAGAAGGCGGCGGATGCCCTGGCTGACAGGCTCCGTGAGGTCCTGAGCCCGGACGAAGTCCAGATCCATCGACCGACAAAATGTGTCGAGTTGAGAGTCAAGGATCTGGACGATTCCGTGACGGTGGAGGAGGTTGTCGCTGCGGTGGCCGGAGAGGGGGACTGTGCCGCTGGGGCAATCAGGCCGGGCGCCATCGTCTGGGGCCCGCGCGGCTCTGGTTCCCTCTGGCTGAGCTGTCCTATAACAGCTGCCAAGAAAGTGGTGGAAGTCGGCCGCATCAGGGTGGGGTGGGTCTCGGCGCGGGTTACgttgctcgagccgaggccgCTCCGTTGCTTCAGGTGCCTGGAGGGGGGCCACATGGGGGCCAAATGTGACAGGGGAGTCGACCGCAGCCGTCTGTGCTTCCGCTGCGGCCTTCCCGATCACAGAGCGCGTGACTGCACCGCCGCTGAGGCAAAGTGTGCCATATGCTCAGCGGCCGGCAAGCCAGCGGCGCACGCCGTTGGCAGCAAAGGGTGCCCGGGCAGTAGAGCTCGCCCCGCACCAAGGAAAGGAGGAGCGGTGGCGAAAGGTCCTGTTGCCGCGCCCCAACGGCCCGCGGAGGAGCCCATGGAGACAGCATCGTAA